A single genomic interval of Arachis duranensis cultivar V14167 chromosome 7, aradu.V14167.gnm2.J7QH, whole genome shotgun sequence harbors:
- the LOC107496211 gene encoding receptor-like protein 7, with protein sequence MGYLVLLVVRVVVCVYIFMMFHFACLSSSHLCHSQDSSALLHFKTHFIFNTSFFEYYYGYEYEYEYEYEHEYDYECPHVYPKMSTWENGTDCCSWMGVTCHSVSGHVIGLDLSCGALVGNMNPNSTLFHLTHLQTLNLAFNSFHFSPLSSQFSKLVSLTHLNLSNCQFKGEIPSQISHLSKLQSLDLSSNYHLMWKETTWKKMLQNATALREIVLDYTNMSSISLTPNPLSNWSFSFSLVTLSLGDTGIRGYLTSHILCLPNFYELNLHGNENIQVHVPKLNCSTALSFLYLSFCQFPGSQIPDSFSNLTQLTFLYLPENGFNGSIPSLLSNLQHLTHLDLSWNAFTGSFPPFLSNLHHLVYLDLSGNKLSGQIPNVFDGLTNLQFLYLSYNNFQRKLPSSLFALTQLSSLVCSYNEIEGPLPHKVAFLNLTQLYLQGNLLNGTIPQWALSLKSLRYLHLSNNRFRGHISEITSYSLKYLDLCNNELQGNFPESIFHLVNLTRLCLSSDNWSGIVHFPLFSKLQNLEYIYLSGCTSLWLKSETSVNHTFSSLRALRLLSSNIIGYSTFSGNFSELEFLELSNSKLEGKVPKWIHGIDSLSYLNLSNNSLTSMGQFSWYQLEYLDLSFNLMDDDISSFFCNTTSLSDINLSHNRFTGTFPQCLANSSSTLEHLDLQMNKLHGNFPDTLNGLQLETLILNDNQFEGLLPKSLSNSLSLQELNLGNNQFEDTFPYWLQNISLLEILVLRSNKLYGPIANLKSKIIFPSLKIFDISCNNFSGSFPKAYIQNFQAMKIVDDEVLSSDYYFETGASFGGEGIIEEDTDHSLTSIIKGVSTTFTKIPRVFVNIDLSINKFEGEIPSIIGELQALKGLNLSHNKLVGHIPYSLGNLTNLESLDLSSNMLTGNIPTELTNLNFLEVLNLSQNQLVGPIPKGKQFDTFSNDSYEGNMGLCGLPLSIQCNNNVPLQQYPPSEAEDKFGFGWKPVAIGYACGMVLGIGLGCCVFSIGKPQWLVIMFGGKRIKRRRRGNRRARTT encoded by the coding sequence ATGGGGTATTTGGTGTTGTTGGTTGTTAGAGTGGtggtgtgtgtgtatatatttaTGATGTTCCATTTTGCATGTTTGTCTTCTTCGCATCTATGCCATTCCCAAGACAGCTCTGCCTTGCTTCACTTTAAGACCCATTTCATTTTTAACACTTCCTTTTTTGAATATTATTATGGGTATGAGTATGAGTATGAGTATGAGTATGAGCATGAGTATGATTATGAGTGCCCCCATGTTTATCCAAAGATGAGTACGTGGGAGAATGGGACAGATTGTTGCTCATGGATGGGTGTCACGTGCCACTCGGTGTCTGGCCACGTGATTGGCCTTGATCTCAGTTGTGGTGCTCTTGTAGGTAATATGAATCCCAATAGCACTCTTTTTCATCTTACGCATCTCCAAACACTCAACCTTGCTTTCaattctttccatttttctccGTTGTCATCTCAGTTTAGTAAGCTTGTGAGTCTCACACACTTGAATTTATCTAATTGTCAATTCAAAGGTGaaattccttcccaaatctCACACCTTTCCAAATTACAATCACTTGATCTCTCTTCGAATTATCATTTGATGTGGAAAGAAACAACTTGGAAGAAAATGTTGCAAAATGCAACAGCTTTGCGTGAGATTGTATTGGATTATACAAACATGTCTTCAATTAGCTTAACACCAAACCCTTTGTCCAATTggtctttctctttctctttggtTACTCTTAGTCTTGGTGATACTGGAATAAGGGGATACTTGACTAGTCACATTCTATGTTTACCCAATTTTTATGAGCTCAATCTACATGGAAATGAAAACATTCAAGTCCATGTTCCAAAGTTGAATTGCAGTACTGCTCTTAGTTTTTTGTATCTTTCATTCTGTCAATTTCCAGGATCACAAATCCCTGATTCCTTTTCTAACCTCACACAGCTAACTTTTTTGTACTTGCCTGAAAATGGATTCAATGGTTCAATCCCATCATTGCTCTCAAACCTTCAGCATCTCACTCACTTGGACCTTTCATGGAATGCATTCACTGGTTCGTTCCCACCATTTCTTTCAAACCTTCATCATCTTGTTTACTTGGATCTTTCAGGGAATAAGCTTAGTGGTCAAATTCCAAATGTGTTTGATGGGCTAACCAATTTGCAATTCCTTTACCTTTCGTATAATAATTTCCAAAGGAAGTTGCCATCCTCATTATTTGCCTTAACTCAACTCTCTTCCTTGGTTTGTTCTTAtaatgaaattgagggaccacTACCTCACAAAGTAGCCTTTTTAAATCTCACTCAATTATACTTACAAGGCAACTTATTAAATGGGACAATTCCTCAGTGGGCCTTATCCCTCAAGTCTTTGAGATACTTACATCTATCAAATAACAGATTCAGAGGGCACATAAGTGAAATCACATCTTATTCTTTGAAGTATTTAGACTTGTGCAACAATGAGCTCCAAGGAAACTTTCCAGAATCGATTTTCCATCTTGTCAACCTTACTCGTTTGTGTTTGTCTTCAGATAACTGGAGCGGTATTGTCCACTTCCCACTCTTCTCTAAGCTTCAAAACTTGGAGTATATTTATCTTTCAGGTTGTACTTCATTATGGCTAAAATCTGAAACTAGTGTGAATCACACTTTCTCCAGTTTGAGGGCACTGCGGTTGCTTTCTAGCAATATTATTGGTTATTCAACATTCTCTGGAAACTTTTCAGAGTTAGAGTTTCTTGAATTATCCAATAGTAAACTTGAAGGAAAAGTTCCCAAATGGATACATGGTATAGATTCATTAAGTTATTTGAATCTCTCAAATAACTCGTTGACATCAATGGGTCAATTCTCATGGTATCAACTTGAATACCTTGATCTTAGTTTCAACTTGATGGATGATGacatttcttccttcttttgtaATACAACAAGTCTGAGTGATATCAACTTGTCCCACAACAGATTCACAGGAACATTTCCACAGTGCCTTGCCAATAGCTCATCAACCCTTGAGCATTTGGATCTACAAATGAACAAACTTCATGGCAATTTTCCAGATACTTTAAATGGTCTTCAACTGGAGACACTGATTCTCAATGACAACCAGTTCGAAGGTTTATTGCCAAAATCTTTGTCCAATTCCTTGTCTCTTCAGGAATTAAATCTCGGTAATAATCAATTTGAAGATACATTTCCCTATTGGCTTCAGAATATATCACTTTTGGAAATACTAGTCTTGCGAAGCAATAAGTTGTACGGTCCCATTGCAAATTTGAAGTCCAAAATTATATTTCCAAGTTTGAAGATTTTTGACATATCATGTAATAACTTTAGCGGCTCATTTCCAAAAGCATACATACAAAATTTTCAAGCCATGAAGATTGTGGATGATGAAGTGCTTAGTTCGGATTATTACTTTGAGACCGGTGCCTCCTTTGGAGGAGagggaattattgaagaagacaCAGATCATTCTTTGACTTCAATAATTAAAGGAGTTAGTACCACTTTTACGAAAATTCCCAGAGTCTTTGTAAATATAGATTTGTCAATAAACAAATTTGAAGGAGAGATTCCAAGTATTATTGGAGAGCTTCAAGCACTCAAAGGCCTCAACCTTTCACATAACAAGCTTGTTGGTCATATCCCCTACTCTTTGGGAAATTTGACAAATCTGGAATCGTTGGATCTCTCCTCAAATATGCTTACTGGGAATATTCCTACTGAATTGACAAATCTGAACTTTCTTGAAGTCTTGAATCTTTCCCAAAACCAGTTGGTGGGACCAATACCCAAAGGAAAACAGTTTGATACATTTTCAAATGATTCCTATGAGGGAAACATGGGGTTATGTGGATTGCCATTGTCAATTCAATGCAACAACAATGTCCCTTTGCAACAATATCCACCTTCTGAGGCTGAAGACAAATTTGGGTTTGGTTGGAAACCAGTGGCAATAGGATATGCATGTGGAATGGTCCTTGGAATTGGCTTGGGATGCTGTGTTTTCTCAATTGGAAAGCCTCAATGGCTTGTGATCATGTTTGGAGGCAAAAGAATCAAAAGAAGGAGGCGTGGAAATCGGCGTGCAAGAACAACTTAA